The Gammaproteobacteria bacterium genome has a segment encoding these proteins:
- a CDS encoding FKBP-type peptidyl-prolyl cis-trans isomerase: MVSTGKVAQTGSTVIVHCRLASAEGIILEDTFDEEPLTLTLGQGELIAGLEQVLLGMAAGEEKTVELGPEQAFGMPDLERIMDMDREEFPAEMAIEKGQIIGFTSPSGEDVAGMIREIGESSVTVDFNHPLAGKDIIFDVKLISIE; this comes from the coding sequence GTGGTCTCTACTGGGAAAGTCGCGCAGACTGGCAGCACAGTGATTGTTCACTGTCGTTTGGCTTCCGCGGAAGGAATTATCCTGGAGGACACCTTCGACGAGGAGCCTTTAACGCTGACGCTTGGACAAGGCGAGCTGATCGCAGGTTTGGAACAAGTGTTACTCGGGATGGCGGCTGGCGAGGAGAAAACGGTAGAGCTTGGACCCGAACAGGCGTTTGGCATGCCCGACCTGGAACGCATTATGGACATGGATCGTGAGGAATTCCCCGCAGAAATGGCTATTGAAAAGGGTCAGATTATCGGGTTTACTTCCCCCTCCGGCGAAGACGTGGCCGGTATGATACGCGAAATCGGCGAATCGTCGGTTACCGTTGATTTTAATCACCCCCTGGCGGGTAAGGACATAATCTTCGATGTCAAACTGATATCGATTGAATGA
- the argJ gene encoding bifunctional glutamate N-acetyltransferase/amino-acid acetyltransferase ArgJ: MAVGLQAVSSLEAVNGIRIGVCEAGIRYKNRRDLVVFEISENAAVAATFTRNAFCAAPVQVAREHLASNTPRYLLINTGNANAGTGERGYADAQRSCEILAQQTGIASEQVLPFSTGVIGEFLPMEKLESGIGKALSALNADAWVEAAKGIMTTDTLPKGISDQIEIGGAQIQITGICKGAGMIRPNMATMLAFVATDARIDPELLQQCLSEAVDLSFNRITIDSDTSTNDSCVLIATQKAEMPIIDDATSAEYAMFRMAVISHCQRLAQMLVRDGEGATKFMTIEVNSGANLLECEDVAFTVAHSPLVKTAFYASDPNWGRILAAIGRSNVPGLNVDKIDVYLNEVCIVEHGCRASGYTEEQGQNVMNQSEITVRIELRRGDESATVWTTDFSHDYVTINAEYRS, translated from the coding sequence ATGGCGGTTGGTCTGCAAGCGGTATCTTCTTTGGAGGCCGTGAACGGTATTCGTATTGGTGTCTGTGAAGCGGGAATCCGCTATAAAAACCGACGCGATCTGGTGGTGTTTGAGATTTCAGAAAATGCAGCGGTGGCGGCGACATTTACACGCAATGCATTTTGCGCCGCACCGGTTCAAGTCGCGCGAGAACACTTAGCCTCTAATACTCCACGATATTTGTTGATCAATACGGGCAACGCCAATGCGGGCACGGGAGAACGGGGTTATGCCGATGCCCAGCGCAGTTGCGAGATACTTGCACAGCAAACAGGGATCGCAAGCGAGCAGGTTTTACCTTTTTCCACCGGTGTAATCGGTGAGTTTTTACCGATGGAAAAGTTGGAATCCGGTATCGGCAAAGCCTTGTCGGCACTAAACGCGGATGCGTGGGTAGAAGCCGCCAAGGGTATTATGACGACGGACACCTTGCCCAAAGGGATTAGCGATCAAATCGAAATCGGTGGCGCGCAGATTCAGATAACAGGGATTTGCAAAGGGGCGGGCATGATACGCCCTAATATGGCGACGATGCTGGCTTTTGTTGCGACTGATGCGCGGATTGATCCAGAACTATTACAGCAGTGTCTGTCCGAGGCTGTAGATCTTTCTTTCAATCGCATCACTATCGATTCAGATACTTCGACTAATGACAGTTGTGTTTTGATAGCGACTCAGAAGGCAGAAATGCCTATCATTGACGATGCGACTTCCGCAGAATATGCAATGTTTCGCATGGCGGTTATCAGTCATTGTCAGCGCCTGGCGCAAATGCTGGTGCGCGATGGAGAAGGCGCTACTAAGTTTATGACGATAGAGGTCAACAGCGGAGCGAATCTGCTGGAATGTGAAGACGTGGCGTTTACCGTTGCTCATTCGCCTTTGGTGAAGACGGCGTTTTATGCCAGTGATCCCAATTGGGGGAGAATTCTGGCGGCCATCGGTCGCTCCAATGTTCCCGGTCTGAATGTCGACAAAATCGACGTCTATCTAAATGAAGTTTGTATCGTTGAGCACGGCTGTCGTGCGTCAGGCTATACGGAAGAACAAGGTCAAAACGTCATGAATCAGAGTGAAATCACGGTGCGTATCGAATTGAGACGTGGCGATGAATCGGCTACGGTGTGGACCACGGATTTTTCCCATGACTATGTCACCATCAACGCGGAGTATCGAAGCTAG
- a CDS encoding PilZ domain-containing protein, whose product MMTLERRGHDRESLAKADIPGQFLIECEGNSQGFSLVSDVSISGMGLTVSQAIDVGKEVQIKYVSDEFNVCINAVVVWCLIDEKETRIGVSFSAEDLDANVMLFMTLREFIDDFGEAF is encoded by the coding sequence ATGATGACGCTTGAACGACGTGGTCATGACCGGGAAAGTCTGGCGAAGGCTGATATTCCGGGGCAATTTCTGATTGAATGCGAAGGCAACAGTCAGGGATTTTCGCTGGTTTCCGATGTGTCTATTTCTGGTATGGGCCTGACTGTATCCCAAGCTATTGACGTCGGCAAAGAGGTTCAGATCAAGTATGTATCCGACGAATTCAATGTTTGCATCAATGCGGTTGTCGTCTGGTGTTTGATCGATGAAAAGGAAACCCGTATCGGGGTTAGCTTTTCCGCCGAGGATCTGGATGCCAATGTTATGCTGTTTATGACGCTACGCGAATTCATTGATGATTTTGGCGAAGCGTTTTAG
- a CDS encoding DUF4147 domain-containing protein, whose protein sequence is MNDPRAMIMGLYEHILRQVNGQVCVADALSSSGYRPNAVIAIGKAAASMMQGALSGLPEKALLITAPDYLGEKSFPDFVEILYSGHPIPNQGSLQAGERLIGFLRELPEDAKLLFLLSGGSSAMVESLASGVTLLDLQTTNQWLLANGYSITEINEVRRRLSRIKGGGLCHFFRVAECRAWYISDVPGDDPSVIGSGLLFPSGVASEVEGLPASIARLFSTLPTNTEPCCRDARILASASTARSAASSFVNPDFEVTLHSSYLDGDVAEVAAEIVETLRASGDGMHIWSGEPTVSLPTTPGRGGRMTALALHLIKLLAVESQNVSKFAWTALCASTDGVDGNADAAGAIVDCHSAHALRAQGIDIKEYICQARSGECLGVIDSLLPKRITGTNVTDLIIVFKQPIYQPI, encoded by the coding sequence GTGAATGACCCGCGCGCCATGATCATGGGGTTGTACGAGCACATACTCCGCCAGGTGAATGGCCAGGTCTGTGTGGCAGATGCGCTATCGAGCAGTGGTTATCGACCAAATGCGGTCATCGCCATAGGCAAGGCAGCGGCGAGCATGATGCAAGGGGCGCTTTCCGGTCTTCCAGAAAAAGCCTTGCTCATTACGGCGCCTGATTATCTCGGTGAGAAATCCTTCCCTGATTTTGTAGAGATTTTATACAGCGGACACCCGATACCCAACCAGGGCAGTTTGCAGGCAGGCGAGCGCTTGATTGGTTTTCTGCGTGAATTGCCTGAGGATGCGAAGCTTCTGTTTCTGCTTTCTGGGGGGAGTTCTGCTATGGTCGAGAGCTTGGCTTCTGGTGTCACGCTGTTGGATTTGCAGACGACCAATCAGTGGCTACTGGCCAATGGTTATAGCATAACCGAGATTAACGAAGTACGACGGCGCTTGTCGCGGATCAAAGGGGGTGGTTTGTGCCATTTTTTCCGCGTTGCGGAATGTCGAGCGTGGTATATCTCTGATGTCCCTGGGGACGACCCTTCGGTGATAGGCTCGGGCTTGTTGTTTCCCTCTGGTGTCGCTAGCGAAGTGGAGGGTTTACCAGCGTCGATAGCGCGTTTATTTAGCACTTTACCCACAAATACTGAGCCATGCTGTAGAGATGCGCGCATATTAGCGAGCGCATCTACGGCGCGTAGCGCGGCTAGCAGTTTCGTAAATCCAGACTTTGAAGTGACATTGCATAGCTCCTATCTTGATGGTGATGTGGCCGAAGTTGCAGCAGAGATAGTGGAAACGCTGCGGGCGTCTGGCGATGGCATGCACATCTGGAGCGGCGAACCTACAGTGAGCCTGCCCACGACGCCGGGGCGCGGCGGTCGCATGACAGCGCTGGCCTTGCATCTTATTAAATTGCTGGCGGTAGAGTCGCAAAATGTGTCTAAATTCGCCTGGACGGCGCTTTGTGCAAGTACCGATGGCGTCGATGGAAATGCGGATGCAGCAGGGGCGATAGTCGATTGCCATAGTGCGCATGCGCTGCGTGCGCAGGGGATTGATATTAAAGAGTATATTTGCCAGGCGCGCAGTGGGGAATGTCTAGGAGTAATCGATTCCTTGCTACCCAAACGAATCACTGGAACCAATGTCACAGATCTGATTATTGTGTTTAAACAGCCGATTTATCAGCCGATATGA
- a CDS encoding DUF1566 domain-containing protein: MYKLITLGAWLITLSFPIIADAACKTDLPYHIMDRYVDNGDGTVNDSLTGLTWMRCPLGRNWDQEKRICDTPYEGTTRLDIQDTWNRVLVETQNLNQNGGYAGITTWRVPNIKELASLIMLHCYPPIDTSIFPDAASKTGATKFWSSTPSRKIAQININKDKNATPIYQYHTQAWTFSLVDNQAAGKAAETPTHEKHHVMLISGDSATGGR, encoded by the coding sequence ATGTATAAACTCATCACTCTCGGCGCGTGGCTGATCACATTGAGTTTTCCGATCATTGCTGACGCTGCCTGTAAAACTGATCTGCCATACCATATCATGGATCGTTACGTTGATAATGGCGATGGTACCGTCAACGACTCACTGACTGGCCTGACCTGGATGCGATGCCCGTTGGGACGTAACTGGGACCAGGAAAAACGTATCTGTGATACGCCTTATGAAGGCACCACGCGTCTCGATATACAAGATACCTGGAACCGCGTCTTGGTTGAGACGCAAAATCTCAATCAAAATGGTGGCTATGCCGGTATCACTACCTGGCGCGTGCCCAATATCAAGGAGCTGGCGTCGCTTATCATGCTGCACTGCTATCCACCGATCGACACCTCGATCTTCCCTGATGCTGCATCAAAAACTGGCGCAACAAAATTCTGGAGCTCGACGCCCTCTCGCAAGATTGCACAGATCAATATTAACAAAGACAAAAATGCGACACCGATCTATCAATATCACACCCAGGCCTGGACATTTTCACTCGTCGATAATCAGGCCGCTGGCAAAGCCGCGGAAACCCCGACCCACGAAAAACATCATGTCATGTTGATAAGTGGTGATTCCGCCACCGGGGGGAGATAG
- a CDS encoding DUF1566 domain-containing protein, with the protein MKYMSRYTLVGAVTCVLVLSACEPYVGDRGTDGDRRGGIKGSTTRLVLNDTGVDFYQQHMVADSPYEIIPASPIKGSAAAPGQDADSGRDVSDANPADGKGGFSFTKLDGATGAELPDDAQVWGCVRDNVTNLIWETKTVSGEHDAGHMYTWYEPDATKNGGDPGMAAVEGDCAGIKFLKGNTNEFISKVNNFEKLCGFSDWRLPKREEFRSLIDYGVELNWYIDGGGVLRYENAVYIDEKYFPNLHMRRHRWTAETSYYNPAQAWSIHPNDGKSEVHSKACSSNGQGFTNGIMLVRSPN; encoded by the coding sequence ATGAAATACATGTCGCGCTATACGTTAGTGGGAGCTGTAACATGTGTACTGGTTTTGAGTGCATGTGAACCATATGTTGGTGATAGAGGAACTGACGGTGATCGACGAGGGGGTATAAAAGGCTCGACAACTCGCCTGGTCCTCAATGACACTGGCGTCGATTTTTACCAGCAACACATGGTCGCCGATTCTCCATATGAGATTATTCCGGCCTCGCCTATCAAAGGTTCTGCCGCAGCTCCTGGCCAGGATGCTGACAGTGGGCGTGACGTTTCAGACGCCAATCCTGCTGATGGCAAAGGCGGATTCAGTTTTACCAAACTGGATGGCGCGACAGGCGCTGAGCTGCCTGACGATGCACAGGTATGGGGGTGTGTTCGCGACAATGTCACCAACTTGATATGGGAAACCAAAACGGTTTCAGGTGAACACGACGCCGGACATATGTACACATGGTATGAACCCGACGCCACTAAAAATGGTGGCGATCCAGGCATGGCCGCCGTAGAGGGAGACTGCGCGGGAATCAAATTCCTCAAAGGTAATACCAACGAATTCATTTCCAAAGTGAACAACTTTGAGAAACTATGTGGTTTTAGCGATTGGCGCCTACCTAAACGTGAGGAATTTCGATCACTAATTGACTACGGCGTAGAATTGAATTGGTACATAGACGGCGGCGGTGTGCTGCGTTACGAAAACGCGGTTTATATTGATGAAAAATATTTCCCCAATCTTCACATGCGTCGACATCGTTGGACCGCAGAGACCAGCTATTATAACCCGGCGCAGGCATGGTCTATACATCCCAATGACGGCAAAAGTGAAGTGCATTCCAAAGCCTGCAGCTCCAATGGCCAAGGCTTTACTAACGGCATTATGCTGGTCAGAAGTCCCAACTAA
- a CDS encoding ZIP family metal transporter: MSTLTWIIIFSLVGGVLSVMAAAVFLLLPALWRTRLIPHLVSFAIGALLSAALLALLPHAIGAGVTDVHNISLTVLMGLLGFFVLEKLVLWRHCHHSDCEVHAPEDIHEHHHHHHHQPASVPAANLVLIGDAVHNFVDGVLIAAAFMMDIELGIVTALAVAAHEIPQEVGDFAILLQSGFSRAKALAFNILSSLTTVVGGVLAYYSLGPVQDFVPYILAVAASSFIYVAVADLIPGLHQKVDLKTSVQQISLILAGVLVIYFAHSTLH; the protein is encoded by the coding sequence GTGAGCACGCTAACCTGGATCATCATCTTCAGCCTGGTGGGTGGCGTCCTTAGCGTTATGGCAGCCGCTGTTTTTCTGTTGCTTCCGGCATTGTGGCGCACACGTCTAATACCCCATCTGGTGAGCTTCGCCATTGGTGCTTTATTGAGCGCGGCCTTATTGGCGCTACTACCCCATGCCATCGGCGCCGGGGTAACTGACGTGCACAATATTTCTTTGACCGTATTGATGGGACTGCTTGGGTTCTTTGTGCTGGAGAAACTGGTGTTGTGGAGGCATTGTCATCACAGTGACTGTGAAGTGCACGCGCCTGAAGATATCCACGAACATCACCACCACCATCATCACCAACCGGCGAGCGTACCGGCGGCAAACCTGGTATTGATCGGCGATGCGGTCCACAACTTTGTTGATGGCGTTCTGATCGCGGCTGCCTTCATGATGGATATTGAACTTGGGATAGTTACCGCCTTAGCAGTTGCGGCCCACGAGATCCCGCAAGAGGTTGGTGATTTTGCGATCTTGTTGCAAAGTGGTTTTTCTCGTGCCAAAGCGCTGGCTTTCAATATCCTATCCAGCCTGACAACCGTCGTTGGTGGTGTTCTGGCTTATTACAGCTTGGGCCCAGTGCAGGACTTTGTGCCGTATATTCTGGCAGTAGCGGCGTCGAGTTTTATCTATGTGGCGGTTGCCGATTTAATTCCCGGACTACATCAAAAAGTCGATTTAAAGACCAGCGTGCAACAGATCAGTTTGATACTGGCCGGCGTGCTGGTGATTTATTTTGCGCACTCAACGTTGCACTAA
- the pgeF gene encoding peptidoglycan editing factor PgeF — protein sequence MSTRSDWIVPEWPAPANVLALSTLRTGGVSEPPFDSFNFGDHVEDRPQHVAANRQRLIEQVHLPSEPRWLQQIHGIAVVDAARAPMGTAADASYSTTPGVVCAVMTADCLPVLFCSRDGSCVAAAHAGWRGLLSGVLEATISALPAVGKDIVAWLGPAIGPEAFEVGEDVYAGFVEHDACSAGAFKPGGPGKYFADIYALARLRLTNAGVTAIHGGGYCTYTDRSRFFSFRRDGRTGRMVSLIWMAD from the coding sequence GTGAGCACAAGGAGTGACTGGATAGTCCCGGAGTGGCCAGCACCTGCTAATGTATTGGCTTTGTCGACATTGCGAACTGGCGGTGTCAGCGAGCCTCCCTTTGATAGTTTCAATTTTGGAGATCATGTCGAGGATCGTCCGCAACATGTGGCTGCCAATCGGCAACGTTTGATAGAACAGGTGCATCTACCGTCTGAACCCAGATGGTTGCAGCAGATTCACGGAATCGCCGTTGTTGATGCAGCGCGCGCTCCGATGGGAACCGCCGCCGACGCCAGCTACAGCACAACTCCTGGCGTGGTGTGCGCAGTGATGACCGCGGATTGCCTGCCGGTATTGTTCTGTTCCCGCGATGGCAGCTGTGTGGCTGCCGCCCATGCGGGATGGCGCGGTCTGCTGTCTGGCGTGCTCGAGGCGACAATATCCGCTTTGCCGGCCGTTGGAAAAGATATTGTTGCCTGGCTTGGGCCTGCTATTGGTCCCGAGGCCTTTGAGGTTGGTGAGGACGTTTATGCCGGATTTGTGGAGCACGATGCCTGTAGCGCCGGGGCATTTAAGCCCGGCGGACCTGGAAAATACTTCGCGGATATTTACGCCCTCGCGCGTTTGCGTCTGACAAATGCGGGTGTTACTGCGATCCATGGTGGCGGGTATTGTACTTATACCGATAGATCTCGGTTCTTCTCTTTTCGCCGTGACGGCAGGACGGGACGCATGGTTAGTCTGATCTGGATGGCTGACTAA
- the rluD gene encoding 23S rRNA pseudouridine(1911/1915/1917) synthase RluD → MSEKILHLKISHLDYGLRLDQFLARELPDYSRSRIQKWIKDGLVTLNGEVVPGREKLKVGGEVQVNVEAALEAVETENWDAQPIPLDVVYEDEHIMVIDKPSGLVVHPGAGNPDNTMVNALVHHDAALAKVPRAGVVHRLDKETTGLLVVARTIAAHTRLVEALQDRDFDREYLALVWGEMTAGGMIDEPIGRHPSVRTRQAVSHSGKPALTHYRLEERFRAHTLLRVKLDTGRTHQIRVHMAYIKHPIVGDPVYGGRLKIPPAASAHFAECLRGFKRQALHAQRLGLEHPITGEYMSWESPIPEDLKALISAMREDYREHKE, encoded by the coding sequence ATGTCTGAAAAAATACTGCATCTGAAGATTTCACATCTCGATTACGGCCTTCGGCTGGATCAGTTTCTTGCACGGGAGTTGCCAGATTACTCGCGCAGCCGCATACAAAAGTGGATCAAGGACGGACTCGTTACCCTCAATGGCGAGGTCGTACCTGGACGCGAGAAACTCAAGGTGGGTGGCGAGGTCCAGGTGAATGTTGAGGCGGCTTTGGAAGCCGTGGAGACAGAAAACTGGGATGCGCAGCCGATACCGCTTGATGTCGTCTACGAAGACGAACACATCATGGTGATAGACAAGCCTTCGGGACTGGTAGTGCATCCTGGTGCGGGCAACCCGGATAACACGATGGTGAATGCACTGGTCCACCATGATGCTGCGTTGGCTAAAGTGCCGCGCGCGGGGGTGGTACACCGACTGGATAAAGAAACCACCGGCTTGTTAGTAGTGGCGCGAACCATCGCCGCGCACACCCGTCTGGTCGAGGCTCTGCAAGACCGGGATTTTGATCGCGAGTATCTGGCATTGGTGTGGGGTGAGATGACAGCCGGCGGTATGATTGATGAGCCCATTGGTCGCCATCCCTCGGTGCGAACCCGCCAGGCTGTTTCACATAGCGGCAAGCCTGCGCTGACGCATTACCGACTGGAGGAACGCTTTCGCGCCCATACCTTGTTGCGGGTAAAGTTGGACACCGGGCGTACTCACCAGATTCGCGTGCACATGGCCTATATCAAACACCCAATCGTCGGCGATCCTGTGTATGGCGGTCGCCTGAAAATTCCGCCGGCTGCGAGTGCGCATTTTGCCGAGTGTTTGCGTGGCTTTAAGCGCCAGGCTTTGCACGCGCAACGACTGGGACTGGAGCATCCGATCACCGGTGAGTATATGTCGTGGGAATCACCGATACCTGAGGATCTGAAAGCGCTGATATCGGCGATGAGGGAGGATTATCGTGAGCACAAGGAGTGA
- a CDS encoding outer membrane protein assembly factor BamD, whose translation MSFIQRIVLLVVIAMLSACSNNPQRSQSIIGMDDADKSAATLYQDARNALDRGDYETAIQKLESLEARFPFGKFAQQAQLDKAYSYYKFEEPETAVAQADSFIKLYPRHPRVDYAYYLKGVIRFNQGISAFDEIAKMDPATRDSGTARQAFQYFSELLERFPESPYAQDAAQRMAYLRNSIARSELYSARYYIKMNAYIAAANRAKYIVENLYQTPSLPEALNIMVKAYRKLRLDDLAADAERVLKTNFPKHPQTLALNDSKLFGLNDTGE comes from the coding sequence ATGAGCTTTATCCAACGAATTGTACTCCTGGTTGTCATCGCCATGCTGAGCGCATGTTCGAACAATCCCCAGCGCTCACAAAGCATTATCGGCATGGACGACGCTGACAAGAGTGCCGCCACGCTTTACCAGGATGCCCGCAATGCCCTTGACCGAGGCGACTACGAAACCGCTATACAAAAGCTGGAGTCTCTGGAAGCGCGATTCCCATTTGGAAAATTCGCACAACAGGCACAACTGGACAAGGCCTATTCCTATTACAAATTTGAAGAGCCGGAAACCGCCGTTGCGCAGGCCGACAGCTTTATCAAACTCTATCCTCGTCACCCGCGCGTCGACTACGCCTACTATCTAAAAGGCGTTATTCGTTTTAATCAAGGTATCAGCGCGTTTGACGAGATTGCCAAAATGGACCCGGCCACGCGTGACTCGGGAACAGCACGACAGGCGTTTCAGTATTTCTCGGAATTACTCGAACGCTTCCCTGAAAGCCCCTATGCCCAGGATGCCGCGCAACGCATGGCCTATTTGCGCAATAGCATTGCACGTAGCGAACTGTATTCGGCGCGTTATTACATAAAAATGAATGCCTATATTGCTGCCGCCAATCGCGCCAAGTATATCGTCGAAAACCTTTATCAGACGCCATCATTGCCCGAGGCATTAAACATTATGGTCAAAGCCTACCGTAAACTGCGCCTGGACGATCTGGCGGCTGACGCAGAACGAGTACTCAAAACCAATTTTCCCAAACACCCCCAAACATTAGCTCTGAACGACAGCAAGTTGTTTGGTTTGAACGATACCGGAGAGTAA
- a CDS encoding nitroreductase family protein, translating into MWDFFATVRNRHSIRKYQSDMPVEKEKLHAIIETACSAPSAGDLQSYQIVVVSSNESRDALCAAMKTQNFISQAPVCLVFCSKDKKSEERYGEKGSLFALQDATIACAYAQLAVVAAGLGSTWIGEFDAVSIRKALRLEDDLTPVAILSLGYPAEIPEPTSRLPIDEVLIQR; encoded by the coding sequence ATGTGGGACTTTTTCGCGACAGTACGAAACCGCCATTCAATACGTAAATACCAGAGCGATATGCCGGTAGAAAAGGAAAAACTGCACGCTATTATCGAAACCGCCTGTTCAGCGCCATCCGCAGGGGATTTGCAGTCTTACCAGATCGTTGTGGTTTCCAGCAATGAAAGTCGTGATGCGCTGTGCGCAGCCATGAAAACACAGAACTTCATCTCACAAGCGCCGGTATGCCTGGTGTTTTGCAGCAAGGATAAAAAGTCCGAAGAACGTTATGGTGAAAAAGGCAGTCTTTTCGCGCTCCAGGATGCCACGATTGCCTGCGCCTATGCGCAACTGGCCGTTGTTGCGGCGGGACTGGGCTCTACCTGGATCGGTGAATTTGACGCCGTATCGATTAGAAAGGCCTTACGACTCGAGGATGACCTGACGCCAGTAGCTATTTTAAGTCTTGGTTATCCCGCGGAAATCCCCGAGCCAACTTCGCGTCTACCTATCGACGAAGTCCTTATACAACGTTAA
- a CDS encoding P-II family nitrogen regulator: MKKIEAIIKPFKLDDVREALSEIGITGMTATEVRGFGRQKGHTELYRGAEYVVDFLPKIKIEVVVGEEQAQNCVEAIVNAARTGKIGDGKIFVVPVEKVVRIRTGEEDADAI, encoded by the coding sequence GTGAAGAAGATCGAAGCCATAATCAAACCATTCAAACTCGACGACGTGCGTGAAGCCTTGTCAGAGATCGGAATTACAGGAATGACGGCGACAGAAGTACGTGGATTCGGTCGTCAAAAAGGCCATACCGAACTTTATCGCGGTGCTGAATACGTGGTGGACTTTCTACCGAAGATAAAAATCGAAGTCGTCGTTGGTGAAGAGCAGGCGCAGAATTGCGTCGAGGCGATTGTGAATGCGGCGCGCACGGGCAAGATAGGCGATGGTAAAATCTTTGTTGTCCCCGTAGAAAAAGTTGTGCGTATTCGTACCGGCGAGGAAGACGCGGACGCGATCTAG